GCTGCAGTGCAGAATGCTACATCACTTTATGGGTTTCCCAGTGCAAGTAAGGGCAAAAATGAGCAGTGAAAATTTTAGAATTGGTTTCATTGGAGCAGGCAGACTGGCGCAAATTTTGGCGCCTGCTTTGCATGATAAGGGATATTTAATTACTTCAATCTCAAGTCGTTCGCATAGTTCTGCCGTTGCTCTTAGTGAAAGAATTCCTGGTTCATGTGTTAGTGAAATCAAAGATGTTGATGCTGATTTAATATTTATAACGACTTCAGATTCAGCTATCTCTGAGGTTGCATCTAACGTTTACTGGAATTCAAGGCAATATGCGGTTCATTGTAGTGGAGCTTCTTCATTAGAGAAACTGGACTACGCTAAAAGAATGGGTGCAAGCGTTGGTTCTTGGCATCCTTACCAAACGTTTAATAAATTTACTTCCCTTGAGGGTGTTACCTTTGGTATTCAGGCTGAAGTTTCTTTGACAGAAATATTGAGAGAAATGACATTGAATCTTGGCGGAATACCCATAGAGATTCCGTCTGATTTACGCCCTTTGTACCACGCTTCATCAGTTATGAGCTGCGGGTATTTAGCTACTTTAATTTATTCGGCTGCATTATTGTGGACTAGTACAGGTCTTTCTGAAGAGAAAGGATTTAATGCTATCTTAAAAATAGCAAGGTCTACTCTGGATGCTATAGAAGAACTTGGAGTGCCCAGTGCAATGACGGGTCCGATTATTAGAGGTGATAAAGGAACAGTAAATTTGCATAAGGACTTAATAGAAAGGCACTTACCTTCATTATGGCCGTTTTATGAGCAAATTAGCCTATTGTCAGTCATGATTGCACAGGAAAATGGTATTTCGGATAGTAATGTGGATTGGTCAGATATCTTCAGGATTGGGCAAGAGGAACTACAATGCGATTAAGAACAACTGCTCTAAAAGAGATGAAACTAGCAGGTAATCAGATTACGTGCATTACTGCTTATGATTACCAAATGGCCCTACTTGTAGAAGAGGCATCAATCGAAGTGATACTTGTAGGAGATAGCTTAGGCAATACTGTATTAGGTTACGACTCAACTATCCCGGTCACTCTAAACGACATGATTCACCATACTAAAGCGGTGGCAAGAGCTTCCAAGTCCTCACTAATTGTTGCGGATATGCCGTTCCTTACCTATAACGTAACTATTGAAGAGTCTTTACGAAATGCTGGGCGCTTAATACAAGAGGGGGGTGCACAGGCAGTGAAACTTGAAGGCGGGAAGCCCGTTGCAAATGTAATTCGCAAACTAACTGAACTAGGAATTCCTGTAATGGGGCACTTAGGGCTAACTCCACAGTCAGTACATCAAATGGGTGGTTATATGGTTCAAGCTCGGACTTTTGATCAGGCAAAAAATTTGATCGAAGACGCACAAATCCTCCAAGAATCTGGCGCATTTGCAGTTGTGCTTGAGGCTGTCCCGTCAGAACTTGCAAAACTAGTTACCGAAAGATTATCGATTCCAACTATCGGAATTGGTGCTGGCAATTATTGTGATGGCCAAATTCAAGTAATTAATGACATTTTAGGGTTTAGTTCACACTCTCCCAGGCATTCAAAGCAATATGCAGATATTAACGCGGTGGTTTTGAATGCCTTGAATGGCTATGCCCAGGAAGTGCGCGACGGTAAATTCCCAACCTCAAAAGAATCTTCCTATATTGATTCGCAAGTACTAAATGATTTACTTGCAGATAAAGATCTATAGCTTTGCGGGTATTCGAATCGAAAACTTGCCTAGATAAATTCTTGGAAGATTGCTCAAAACCAATTGGGTTAGTTCCAACGATGGGCGCATTACATCAAGGCCATATATCTCTAATTCAACAGGCTCGTAAAGAGTGCACTACAGTTATAGTTTCAATTTTTGTAAATCCTACTCAATTCAATAGCACAGAAGACTACGATAGTTATCCAAGAACTTTAAATGACGATTTATTTAAGTTGCGGGATGAATGTGTAGATGGTGTTTATATTCCAAGCATTTCAGCTATGTACCCGGAAGGGTTTTCTACTTCGGTAAGTGTTAATGGGCCAGCTCAAGGTTTGGAGAGCGACATGCGCCCCGGTCATTTCAACGGAGTTGTACTTGTAGTGACAAAGCTTCTGAACCAAGTATCTCCAGATCGAATCTATTTGGGTCAAAAAGATGCCCAGCAAGTTGCAGTGATAACGCAGCTCGTAAATGACTTAGATTTTTCTGTAGGTATCACCGTATGCCCAACGGTACGAGAAGAGGATGGACTTGCAATTAGCAGTAGAAATGTTCGATTGGATTTAGAACAACGGAACGCAGCAGCAATTATTTTTAAGGCACTTGCTGCAACTAGAGATCGATATCGTGCGGGCAATCATAATATGGCGGAACTGGAAAAAGGGTGTAGGAAAATTCTTGAAAGTGAGCATTTAATAAGTACCATTGAGTATATTGAAATGATAAATCCCAGTACTTTTGAAAAATGGGATGGCTTAGGTGATTGTTTGCTATTAGTATCAGTCAAGCTAGGTGACATAAGGCTGATAGACAACGTCCTGATGGACTGATCCCTTTGTTTGGGTCTACACTTGAAGCATGGATTTTCTTAAACAAAATAGTCCCCCTTCAGATTTAAATTCTCCTATAGTGCTTTACGCGTTTCGTGGATGGGCTGATGCTTCTGAATCAGCTACACATGCGCTAAGGCATTTAGTTCGCCAACTAGGGGCAGAACAGTTTGCAGAAATTGACCCCGAAGAGTTTTACAATTTCACACGTAATCGTCCTCAAGTCAGGCAAAATTCTGATGGAGAGCGCTATATCCAATGGCCTCGCAATCGATTTTTTTATGCAAAAAATGACAATGGGAAATCCGATTTGATTATATTTTTAGGAACGGAGCCTAATTTCAGATGGAGGACATTCACCCAAGGGATGGTAGATTACTTCAAAGAATTGCATGTATCTCAGGTAGTGCATGTAGGTGCTTTGCTGGATGCTGTGCCCCACACAAGAAAAGTTAAAGTAACAGGTAGATCGTCCAGCCCGGAAATAGCAGCGAAAGTCCCAGGGATGCAGCTAAGGCGTTCCAAATACACTGGCCCCACAGGTATAACTAGCGTGCTAATGGAAGAGGTTCGGGTAGCGGATATTCCAAGCATGAGTTTATGGGGACACTCACCTCACTATTTGCAGGTTTCTCCCAACCCTAAGGTAAGCATTGAGCTTCTAAAAAAAATTGAACAATTGGTTGGAATTAATTTAGATTATGCGCATTTGCAGTCCCAATCTCAGAATTTTGATAAACGCGTTAAACTCGCTCTCCAGGATGAACCTGAATTGTTAGAGTATGTTCACCGTTTAGAAGGGCAGTGGGATATTGCCAACTTGGACGATATAAGCACAGAAAATGTACAGGTTAATGACTCTATAGATATGCCTGAACCGGAGCAGGCAGTTAAAGGGATAGAGGAATTTTTGCGCCAGCAATTAAATTCTGGACCAGAATTACAAAACGATTGAAACTGTATATAAATTACCTGATCCATACTTGACATATGGCAAGCCTCGTTCCTAGAATCTATGTGTGCAGGGGAACGTGCTACGATCAAGTCTGTTATTTAAAGTATCGTGGCTCAGTGTCCCCTTTTTTTTGCGTAAAATTTATTTAACTCCATGTGAGGTCACAATTTGAGCACGAAATATATTTTTGTGACCGGCGGGGTTGCAAGTTCTGTGGGGAAGGGTATAAGCGCGGCATCTATCGGACGAATTTTAAAAAGCCGTGGTATATCTGTAGCAATTCAAAAATTAGATCCATATTTAAATGTAGACCCTGGCACAATGTCTCCTTATCAGCATGGTGAAGTCTTTG
The DNA window shown above is from Dehalococcoidia bacterium and carries:
- the panC gene encoding pantoate--beta-alanine ligase, whose product is MEDCSKPIGLVPTMGALHQGHISLIQQARKECTTVIVSIFVNPTQFNSTEDYDSYPRTLNDDLFKLRDECVDGVYIPSISAMYPEGFSTSVSVNGPAQGLESDMRPGHFNGVVLVVTKLLNQVSPDRIYLGQKDAQQVAVITQLVNDLDFSVGITVCPTVREEDGLAISSRNVRLDLEQRNAAAIIFKALAATRDRYRAGNHNMAELEKGCRKILESEHLISTIEYIEMINPSTFEKWDGLGDCLLLVSVKLGDIRLIDNVLMD
- a CDS encoding PAC2 family protein encodes the protein MDFLKQNSPPSDLNSPIVLYAFRGWADASESATHALRHLVRQLGAEQFAEIDPEEFYNFTRNRPQVRQNSDGERYIQWPRNRFFYAKNDNGKSDLIIFLGTEPNFRWRTFTQGMVDYFKELHVSQVVHVGALLDAVPHTRKVKVTGRSSSPEIAAKVPGMQLRRSKYTGPTGITSVLMEEVRVADIPSMSLWGHSPHYLQVSPNPKVSIELLKKIEQLVGINLDYAHLQSQSQNFDKRVKLALQDEPELLEYVHRLEGQWDIANLDDISTENVQVNDSIDMPEPEQAVKGIEEFLRQQLNSGPELQND
- a CDS encoding DUF2520 domain-containing protein, translating into MSSENFRIGFIGAGRLAQILAPALHDKGYLITSISSRSHSSAVALSERIPGSCVSEIKDVDADLIFITTSDSAISEVASNVYWNSRQYAVHCSGASSLEKLDYAKRMGASVGSWHPYQTFNKFTSLEGVTFGIQAEVSLTEILREMTLNLGGIPIEIPSDLRPLYHASSVMSCGYLATLIYSAALLWTSTGLSEEKGFNAILKIARSTLDAIEELGVPSAMTGPIIRGDKGTVNLHKDLIERHLPSLWPFYEQISLLSVMIAQENGISDSNVDWSDIFRIGQEELQCD
- the panB gene encoding 3-methyl-2-oxobutanoate hydroxymethyltransferase, which translates into the protein MRLRTTALKEMKLAGNQITCITAYDYQMALLVEEASIEVILVGDSLGNTVLGYDSTIPVTLNDMIHHTKAVARASKSSLIVADMPFLTYNVTIEESLRNAGRLIQEGGAQAVKLEGGKPVANVIRKLTELGIPVMGHLGLTPQSVHQMGGYMVQARTFDQAKNLIEDAQILQESGAFAVVLEAVPSELAKLVTERLSIPTIGIGAGNYCDGQIQVINDILGFSSHSPRHSKQYADINAVVLNALNGYAQEVRDGKFPTSKESSYIDSQVLNDLLADKDL